The genomic segment TGCTAAACGTTAGCTCATTGGCGGGGAGGGCGGCAAGTGAATCGGCTTTCCATGGATTGGACGGGTGGCCCATGAGTGCTCCAGGCTGCATTTTTGAAAGTAAAGGCGCAGGGATGTGTGACGTCATCTGTTGGCTGGagttcatcatcatcatcctcatcatgaATGGCAATCAGGCTGTTGGCAGAATGTTTAAAGTAACTGTAACTCATCAAGTTAATAGCATAACTTGATGACTACTTGAAATTTAGTGGTGAAACTTGGATTTGTGAGTCAGCAGAAATGCAAACGTTGGCAGGACTTGGCCTTACTCGCGATGCCTTAAGAAAAATGTCTTGGCCACATCGCTGAAATGAATTTACAATAAAATTTCTGTTTTGTAAAGGGAGAATAGTTTCCTcttttcgttttatttttttccactgactgcaactaacaaatactatttgtggattgttgttgtttagtgGGGGAAAGTCACAGTTTTAAAGCCAATAAAGCCACTGCTATCCGTCTCCTTCTGGCCTGAACCGGAACATACTTGCATCGGAAATATTGTCATGTTCAAAGTGAAAGCTAAGAGGGCCTCTTTTTTTGACGCGTTGACGTCTTATGTATGGCACGGTTAAAGGAGCAACGTTTAGGTGGCGAGAGGCTCAACTTCACCTCACCGGCCACCAGCGGGCGCGCTCGACTCCCTCCCGTCGGCGTGTTTTGTTTTGGAGCCCCGTGACGGCGAGGGCGTCGTCTTTGTGACGTCACAGGGCGACGAGGGTCACTCGTCATCCGAGGCGACCAACCGAaaggcgctcgctcgctcgcccgcccgtccgtccatccgtgcCTCCACTTGCAGGCGCAGCTTTGAGGAGGAGCCTGAGCTGGCAACTGGGTCTCGGTCGCCGAAGTCAAGCGAAGTTGAGGGGCGGGGGTTCGggaggagggggtggggggtgcgaCGGAAGCCCAAACCCGATGAGGCTGCTGCAGCAGCGAGGCCGGGTGTGCTCCGTTCGGGCCACCGGGAGCTAGGGCCGGGCCGGGCgacaaggaaaggaaaggaaaggaaaggagtGGGAACGGAAACGAGGGGTTCTGGCTCTGGTTGCGGCTGGCTCTGGCTGCGGCGGCTCCGGTTGTGGCTCCTGGCCCACTTTCATCCCATCATGGTCGTGGGCAAAGTTCGAGCGCTGGCCGTCTGCTTCGACGTGCTGAACGACAGCCACGCGCCGGTCTTCTCCGGCGGCGAGCTGGTGTCCGGCCGCGTGTTGCTGGACGTGGCCGGCGACGTGCGCGTCCGCAGCCTGGCTCTGCGCGCGCGCGGGGTGGCCAAGGTCCGCTGGACCGAGTCCCGCAATGCCGCCGCCAGCACGGCCTACACGCAGAACTACACCGAGGAGGTGGAGTACCTGCATCACCGAGAAGTCCTCATCGGGAGTGCCGAGGAGCGAGGTCAGTCAGTCACCAGACACACGGGTTTGTttggcttttcattttttgtttttaaaaaatatctcatGTATTTTATTGACTTATTTGGGGTGAGAGAAGACACTTTTTGCACCTTGCAACCGGGCAACTCCCTTTTGTTTAGCGAGAAGCGGTTCAAACCTGATCACACTGGAGCAAAAGGGATGGTGGTTGcttgggggaggagggggggattgtatgtgtgtctgtatggGACTGGTTCTAGCAGGTTTACACACGCACGCTAACGCCACCCAGCGAGTGATTCCAACTCACGCGGCTTGGGACGGACGTCCGATTCGTTTGGATCCGgcaaacgaattggacgtctatcccatGCCAAACGGCAGCCGTCGATCTTCATCCTCGTCTTCCTCTCATCAGCACCGGACaaacacacatagacacacgcgcacacgcacagacagacagacacgcgCGCGTATGTTTTTGTCAGTGGAGCTTGACGTCTGCTTCTCATGGGGCGCTTCCTCCTATGAGTGGGCGGGGCTTGCCAGGTGCCTCGCGCCAATCACGAGGCAGCTTGCGAGGCGGGCTGAGGGCTGCTCAGGCTGGTTCAAACTGGTCTCCAGCAGACTGGGCCTTGGCCGTGTCGCGGTTGCGCGTGACACGGTCACTTCCTCTTGCGCGTGCGCGTGCCCGTCGATGGAAAGCACACCAGGCCTCCATTAAAAGCTGGAAGTCACATCGTATTTAAGTTTGGAGAGCCTTCCTGGGTGGTGAGTTGTCTCAAAACGCATGAAAATGTCGACAAAAAAAGActgttttaaagaaaacatttcttttcctttttctgaAAAAAGACCAATAATTTATTAATCCTACATGGCCAAACGTGTCATAGTCGTTCCATGACTTTTGAGCATGGTGACATTTTAAATACTGACGTACCGTGACAAATTGTAGTTGAAAGTCTTTTTGTTCTGAGGGACCACCAAACAATTTGCTGATAATTATTCGGAAGTTGGGGAGGGTTAGGCGACTTACAAAAACGGATCAGGACAATCTTCAAGAAAAGACCTAAGAATATTGGCGTCCaaaggcttttgttttgttccaaaATGCAACTAACATCCATTGTTTTTGGCGGCAGATGAGGAGGACGTGGCGGCGGACGAAGGCGGCGTGACTGTACTGCACGCCGGCCTGCACGAGTTGGCCTTCAGCTTCCAGCTGCCACAGATGTGAGGCCCCTTTTCGTCAGCTGAGGGCGGCGGCCAAAATGCCCGCCCGACCaaccgagcgagcgagcgcccgcccgcccgggcTCACCCGCCTTTCCCGTCAGGGCGCTGGCCACGTCGTTCGAGGGCAAACACGGCAGCGTCAGGTACTGGGTGAAGGCGGAGCTTCGCCGCCCTTGGATGCTGCCCATCAAGGTCAAGAAGGAGTTTGTGGTCTTCGAgcacatcgacatcaacacgcCGCTGCTGCTGGTGAGCGGAGGCCCAAAGCGGGCTCCGACGGATCGGTCGCCTCTGACAGACCCGGGaatttgaatggttgtccttgtcGTGTTCCGAGGCTCCTCAAGCAGGCAGCAAAGAGAAGACCTTGTGCTGCTGGATGTGCGCCTCGGGTCCCATCTCGCTCAGCGCCAAAGTGGCCCGCAAAGGCTACACGCCAGGTAACGGCGGTCCCCGCCTTCTCGTCCCGCCCCTGGTTCCGCCCCTCATCTCGCTCCTCGCCCCGCTCCGCCCCCGCAGGCGATTCCATCCAGATCTTCGCCGAGGTGGAGAACTGCTCCACCCGCGTGGTGGTGCCCAAGGCGGCGCTGTACCAGACGCAGACCTTCTTCGCCAAAGGCAAGGGCAAGGAGATCCGGCAGCTGGTGTCCAACCTGAAGGGCGAGGCCCTGGCGCAGGGCAAGAGCCAAAGCTGGGAGGGCCGCGTGCTCAAGATCCCGCCCGTGTCGCCGTCCATCCTCGACTGCCCCATCATCCGCGTCGAGTACGCCCTCGTGGTGAGGACTCTGAGCTTCAAAAAGGGGAGGAGTTTGTCCGACGGGGCGGTGCGCGCTCTTTagccttctgctgtgaattgtcAATGAGGAAATAGGCCATGCTTGGACAAGCTTGACGGTGGCCGTGTCGTTAGGAGCGGCCCAACCAAGAATGGAAtcaatagtaatagtagtattgGTTGTAGAAGTAGTATCCATTTGAGCATTTTGCTACGTGGCAGGTGTACGTGGACGTTCCTGGCGGGCTGAACTTGTCCCTGTCGCTGCCGCTGGTGATCGGCACCATCCCGCTGCACACCGCCACTTCTCGCACTTCCAGCATCAGTAGCAACGG from the Stigmatopora argus isolate UIUO_Sarg chromosome 16, RoL_Sarg_1.0, whole genome shotgun sequence genome contains:
- the LOC144090470 gene encoding arrestin domain-containing protein 3-like, whose product is MVVGKVRALAVCFDVLNDSHAPVFSGGELVSGRVLLDVAGDVRVRSLALRARGVAKVRWTESRNAAASTAYTQNYTEEVEYLHHREVLIGSAEERDEEDVAADEGGVTVLHAGLHELAFSFQLPQMALATSFEGKHGSVRYWVKAELRRPWMLPIKVKKEFVVFEHIDINTPLLLAPQAGSKEKTLCCWMCASGPISLSAKVARKGYTPGDSIQIFAEVENCSTRVVVPKAALYQTQTFFAKGKGKEIRQLVSNLKGEALAQGKSQSWEGRVLKIPPVSPSILDCPIIRVEYALVVYVDVPGGLNLSLSLPLVIGTIPLHTATSRTSSISSNGSASTWAGVAERPEAPPSYDELAVPESHRRHFVHGVPEREDAALLAYVSEFRYLPPPLYAEADPYPEPAPCPSR